From a single Equus asinus isolate D_3611 breed Donkey chromosome 2, EquAss-T2T_v2, whole genome shotgun sequence genomic region:
- the CHRM5 gene encoding muscarinic acetylcholine receptor M5, giving the protein MEGESYHNATTVNGTLVKHQPLERHGLWEVITIAAVTAMVSLITIVGNVLVMISFKVNSQLKTVNNYYLLSLACADLIIGIFSMNLYTTYILMGRWALGSLACDLWLALDYVASNASVMNLLVISFDRYFSITRPLTYRAKRTPKRAGIMIGLAWLISFILWAPAILCWQYLVGERTVPPDECQIQFLSEPTITFGTAIAAFYIPVSVMTIIYCRIYRETEKRTKDLADLQGSDSAAEADKRKPAHKALLRSCFSCPRPTLVQRERNQASWSSSRRSTSTTGKPSQATGPSTEWAKAEQLTTCSSYPSSEDEDKPTTDPVFQVVYKSQPKENPREEFSAEETKETFVKAQTEKNDYDTQKYLLSPAAAHRPKSQKCVAYKFRLVVKADGTQETNNGCHKVKIMPCSFPVSKGPSTKGLDPNLSHQMTKRKRMVLVKERKAAQTLSAILLAFIITWTPYNIMVLVSTFCDKCVPVTLWHLGYWLCYVNSTVNPICYALCNRTFRKTFKMLLLCQWKKKKVEEKLYWQGNSKLP; this is encoded by the coding sequence ATGGAAGGGGAATCATACCACAATGCCACCACTGTCAATGGCACCCTGGTAAAGCACCAGCCTTTGGAACGCCATGGGTTGTGGGAAGTCATCACCATCGCAGCTGTGACTGCTATGGTAAGCCTGATCACCATTGTGGGCAACGTCTTAGTCATGATCTCCTTCAAAGTCAATAGTCAGCTAAAGACTGTTAACAACTACTACCTGCTCAGCTTAGCCTGTGCAGATCTCATCATTGGGATCTTCTCCATGAACCTCTACACCACCTACATCCTCATGGGGCGCTGGGCCCTTGGGAGTCTGGCTTGTGACCTTTGGCTTGCGCTGGACTATGTGGCTAGCAATGCTTCCGTCATGAACCTTCTGGTGATCAGTTTTGACCGTTACTTTTCTATCACAAGACCCCTGACATATCGGGCCAAGCGTACCCCAAAAAGGGCTGGCATCATGATTGGCTTGGCCTGGCTGATCTCCTTCATCCTCTGGGCACCAGCAATCCTCTGCTGGCAGTACTTGGTTGGAGAGCGGACGGTACCACCAGATGAGTGCCAGATCCAGTTCCTCTCTGAGCCCACCATCACTTTTGGCACTGCCATTGCTGCCTTCTACATCCCTGTCTCTGTCATGACCATCATCTACTGCCGAATCTACCGGGAAACAGAGAAGCGAACCAAGGACCTGGCTGACCTCCAGGGCTCTGACTCCGCCGCTGAAGCTGACAAGAGAAAGCCAGCTCACAAGGCTCTGCTCAGGTCCTGCTTTAGCTGCCCTCGCCCCACACTGGTCCAGAGGGAAAGGAACCAAGCCTCCTGGTCATCCTCCCGCAGGAGCACCTCCACCACTGGGAAGCCATCCCAAGCCACTGGCCCAAGCACCGAGTGGGCCAAAGCCGAGCAGCTCACTACCTGTAGCAGCTACCCCTCCTCAGAGGATGAGGACAAGCCCACTACTGACCCTGTCTTCCAAGTGGTCTACAAGAGTCAGCCCAAGGAAAACCCAAGGGAAGAATTCAGTGCTGAAGAGACCAAGGAAACTTTTGTGAAAgctcaaactgaaaaaaatgactATGACACCCAAAAATACCTCCTGTCTCCAGCTGCTGCTCATAGACCCAAGAGTCAAAAATGTGTGGCCTATAAGTTCCGATTGGTGGTAAAAGCTGATGGGACTCAGGAGACCAACAATGGCTGTCACAAAGTGAAAATCATGCCCTGCTCCTTCCCAGTATCCAAGGGCCCTTCAACAAAAGGCCTTGACCCTAACCTCAGCCATCAAATGACCAAACGAAAAAGAATGGTCCTTGTCAAGGAGAGGAAAGCAGCCCAGACCTTGAGTGCCATCCTCCTGGCCTTCATCATCACGTGGACCCCTTATAACATCATGGTCCTGGTTTCCACTTTCTGCGACAAGTGTGTCCCAGTCACCCTGTGGCACCTGGGCTACTGGTTGTGCTATGTTAATAGCACTGTCAACCCCATTTGTTATGCCCTCTGCAACAGAACCTTCAGGAAGACCTTTAAGATGCTGCTTCTCTgccaatggaaaaagaaaaaagtggaagagAAGTTGTACTGGCAGGGGAACAGCAAGCTCCCGTGA